The following nucleotide sequence is from Bacillota bacterium.
GGGCCTTCCCTGTAGCCAGCCACCTCGGGATAGGCCCTTCTCACGGCATTGGTCACCAGGAAGGCAATGATGCCGCCCACCAGTACCTGCCCGAGATCCCCCGCCACCTCTCTCGGTACGATTCGAGGGCCCTCGATGAAGGCAACCGCCACCGCATAGCCTGCTATCATCACCAGGCCCCCTGCGGCCATGGCCGCGACATCCCTGCGCGGTTCCGCCTGGCCTGAGAGAAACCCCACCACAAAGCCTTCGAAGCCCTTTATCACGAAACTGAAGGGGGCCCAGACGGGAACCCCCAGGACCAGGTCAGCCAGGGCCGAGCCCACGGAGCCTGCTATGGCTCCAGTCAACGGGCCAAACAGCAGGGCCGCCGTGAATATGATGGCTTCTCCCAGGTGGAAGTAGCCCCGGAAGCTGGTGGCCGGTATCCGGACGGCGGTAGCCGCCAGGGTGCCCACGATGAGGAGGCCCGGGATCACCAGGTGGCCCCGGGTCGATCCCTTTGTGTCCATTGGAATGGTTCTCCTTTGGTTGTTTTGATTATAGCACAGGGCCCTCTTCCCAGGAAGCCAAGGCACCGGGACCCATTGGCTTTACCCAGGAGGCCACTATGC
It contains:
- a CDS encoding ECF transporter S component; translation: MDTKGSTRGHLVIPGLLIVGTLAATAVRIPATSFRGYFHLGEAIIFTAALLFGPLTGAIAGSVGSALADLVLGVPVWAPFSFVIKGFEGFVVGFLSGQAEPRRDVAAMAAGGLVMIAGYAVAVAFIEGPRIVPREVAGDLGQVLVGGIIAFLVTNAVRRAYPEVAGYREGPGKRR